DNA from Rhizobacter sp. J219:
CACCTTGAGCTGGATCTTCGCGATGGCCTCGATGTTGGCGCGATCGAGTGCGTGGAACACGACCGTCTCGTCGATTCGGTTCAGGAACTCGGGGCGGAAATGCTGCTTCACCTCGACCCACACCGCGTCGCGGATGGCCTCAGGGTCCTGACCGGCCATCTGCATGATCTGGTGCGAGCCCAGGTTGCTGGTCATCACGATCACCGTGTTCTTGAAGTCGACCGTGCGGCCCTGCCCGTCGGTCAGGCGACCGTCGTCAAGCACCTGCAGCAGCACGTTGAAGACATCGGGGTGCGCCTTTTCGACCTCGTCGAGCAGCAGCACGCTGTAGGGCTTGCGCCGCACGGCCTCGGTCAGGTAGCCGCCTTCGTCATAGCCCACGTAACCCGGAGGCGCACCGATCAGACGGGCCACCGAATGCTTCTCCATGAACTCGCTCATGTCGATGCGGATGAGCTGCTCTTCGCTGTCGAAGAGGAACGAGGCCAGCGCCTTGCAGAGCTCGGTCTTGCCCACGCCCGTGGGCCCGAGGAAGAGGAAGGAACCTGTGGGCCGGTTCGGGTCGGAGAGGCCTGAGCGCGAGCGGCGGATGGCGTTGGCCACCGCGGAGATGGCCTCGTCCTGCCCGACCACGCGGTCGTGCAGCTTCGCCTCCATCTGCAGCAGCTTCTCGCGCTCACCTTGCATCAGCTTGGCCACGGGAATGCCCGTCGCACGCGCCACCACTTCGGCGATCTCTTCGGCGCCGACCATGGTGCGCAGCAGCTGCGGCTTGCCGGCAGCGCCACCTTTCTTCAGCTCCTTGGCCTGCGCATCCTTCAGCGACTTCTCCAGCTCCGGCAGCTTGCCGTACTGCAGCTCGGCGACCTTGTTGAAGTCGCCCTTGCGCTTGAGTTCTTCCATCTGGAAGCGGATGCGGTCGATCTCTTCCTTCACATGCGCGGAGCCTTGCGCGGTGGCCTTCTCGCTCTTCCAGATTTCTTCGAGGTCGGCGTACTCGCGTTCGAGCTTGGTGATCTCGTCTTCGATCAGGCCGAGGCGCTTCTGCGAGGCTTCGTCCTTTTCCTTCTTCACCGCTTCGCGCTCGATCTTGAGCTGGATCAAACGGCGGTCGAGCTTGTCCATCGCCTCCGGCTTGGAGTCGATCTCGATCTTGATCTTGGCGGCGGCCTCGTCGATCAGGTCGATGGCCTTGTCGGGCAGGAAACGGTCGGTGATGTAGCGGTGAGAGAGCTCGGCCGCGGCCACGATGGCCGGGTCGGTGATCTCCACGCCGTGGTGCACTTCGTACTTCTCCTGCAGGCCACGCAGGATGGCGATGGTGGCCTCCACGCTCGGCTCGCCGACCAGCACCTTCTGGAAGCGGCGCTCCAGCGCAGCATCCTTCTCGACGTACTTGCGGTATTCATCAAGCGTGGTCGCGCCGATGCAATGCAGCTCGCCACGCGCGAGCGCGGGCTTCAACATGTTGCCGGCGTCGATGGCACCCTCGGCCTTGCCGGCGCCCACCATCGTGTGGATCTCGTCGATGAAGACGATGGTCTGGCCTTCGTCCTGCGCCACTTCCTTGAGCACGCTCTTCAGGCGCTCTTCGAATTCGCCACGGTACTTGGCACCGGCCAGCAGCAGGGCCATGTCGAGCACGAGCACGCGCTTGTTCTTCAAGGTGTCGGGCACTTCGCCGGCCACGATGCGCTGGGCCAGGCCTTCGACGATGGCGGTCTTGCCGACACCCGGCTCGCCGATCAGCACCGGGTTGTTCTTGGTGCGCCGCTGCAGCACCTGGATGGCACGGCGGATCTCGTCGTCGCGGCCGATCACCGGGTCGAGCTTGCCCATGCGGGCGCGCTCGGTGAGGTCGAGCGTGTATTTCTTGAGGGCTTCGCGCTGGCCTTCGGCCTCAGGGCTGTCGACCTTCTGGCCGCCGCGCACCGCGTCGATCGCGGCTTCGAGCGCCTTGCGGGTGAGGCCGTGCTCCTTGACGATCGGGCCGACGGTCTTGCTGTCGGCGGCGGCCAGCAGGAACATCTCGCTTGCGATGTACTGGTCACCGCGCTTGGTGGCCTCTTTCTCGGAGGCCTGCAGCAGCGCGCCGGTATCGCGACCGGCCTGCACTTGTTCGCCGCCCTGCACCTGGGGCAGCTTCTTGATCTCGGCCTCGAGTGCGGCCTGCAGCTTGGCGGTGTTGACACCCGCGCGTTCGAGCAAGGCCTTGGGGCCATCGGTCTGGGCCAGCATCGCGGCCAGCACGTGCACCGGCTCGATGTAGGGGTTGTCGCGGGCGAGGGCCAGGCTCTGGGCTTCGCCGAGAGCTTCCTGGAACTTGGTGGTGAGCTTGTCGAGACGCATGGGTAAATCCTCCGAATGCTGGGGATCTGAGGCGGCTCGCCTAAAATTCAAGCCAGCCAGGCGCGCATCAATCTGAACCCGACGGCCGCACAGGCAAGCGAGCCCACCACGTGCGCCGAGGTGTGGGCCAGGGCCCAGGCGTATTCGCCCCGCTGCACCAGCGAGAGCGACTCGCCCGAGAAGGCCGAGAACGTGGTCAGGCCGCCGAGGAATCCGGTCACCAGGAGCAGGCGCAAGGCCTCGTTGGGCGTGCGGTCGAACCACACCACCGCCGCGCCGATCAGCAGGCCGCCCACGCAGTTGACGAGCAGCGTGCCGAGCGGAAAGCCGCTCCACTGGTGGTTGAACGCAATGCCCGCCCACCAGCGCAGCAGCGCCCCAATCGCCGAGCCCACGGCGACGGCGACGACCTGCAGCCACGGCAGTCCGGCGCTCATACGGTCGCGTTCCCGCTCGCGATGCCCCAGCGGGCCAGCGCCTCGTCGTCGTGCACACGCGCATCAACCCAGCGGGCGCCCTCGGGCGTGTGCTCCTTCTTCCAGAACGGGGCCTGGGTCTTCAGGTAGTCCATCAGGAACTCGCAGGCTTGAAAGGCTTGGCCCCGGTGGGCGGAGCCACGACCACCAGCACGATCTGGTCTTGCGGCTTGAGCGGGCCGACTCGGTGGATGACCCGCGCCGCGCGGATGTCGAAGCGGCGCTGCGCCTCGCCCATCATCGCCTCGATCGATTTTTCGGTCATGCCCGGGTAGTGCTCCAGCTCCATCAGCTGCACACCCTGACCGTCGCTGCGGTCGCGCACCGTGCCCACGAAGCTCACGACGGCGCCGACACCAGGGTCGCCAGCACGCAAGGCCGCCACCTCGGCGCTGAGGTCGAAGTCATCGGTCTGGATGGTGACGCGGGCGGTGCTCATGTGCGCTCGGATTGTGGCGTCAGTTCGACTGCATGAATTTCACGATCGTCTCGACCGTGGCCGCCTCCTGCCCGACGTAGCCGTGCGGCGAGCGGCCTTCGCAGGCCCCGGGGTTCGCGGGACCCGACGGTGCCGTGCCACCTTCGACGCTCACCATCTGCTTGCGCACGCTGCTGCCGAACTGCGCCAGCAGGCGAGGCATCTCACCGGGCGGCGAACGCAGGCACTGGTCGTGAACATGCCCGATCACGAGCACCGGGACCTTGATCGCCGTCAGCGCAAGGTCGAACACCGTCTGCTGCGTCCAGGTTTTTTGTCCGCCGCTCGTGCCCTGCATCAGCGCCGAGCTGAGCACCACGCCATCGGGTGCAGCATCGCCCGTCGCGCGAGACGCCAGGTTGGCGGCCGAGATCGTCCCGCGGCTGGTGCCGATCACCCACACCGGCCCCTTCACGCGCCGGCGCAGATCGGCAACCACGTGGCCGAGGTCGATGCCATGGGCCTCGGTGTTGCGAAAGCCCGCCAGGCCGTCCACGCCCTGGTGATCGGAGGGCGCGTCGACCAGCGCGGTGAGGTAGCCGGCCTCGCGAAAGAGACCCGCCGAACGCACGAGGAAGTTGCCGCCGAGCGCCTTGGCGCAGCCTTGCGCGTCGAGTTTGAGGCGGCCATCGCCGCCGGCCAGCAGGACCACCGCACCGCGTGCGGCCACACCGTCTGGCGCGGGTGCAAAGGCGTAGGACACCTCGGTGCCACCACGCGCGGCCAGCGTCACCAGCGTGCCGCAGGCAGCGGCGGCCATGCCCGGCAAGGCCAGGAGGCCGATGAACCACGGGAGCCGACGCATGGCGGAAATTGTGGCACCGGCCTGCAGGCCTCGGGCAGAATGCCGGCCATGCTCTTGCGCCGCATCAAGCCCACCACCTGTCCCTCGCCGGGCAGCCGGGCCGCATGCGCGCTCAAAGCCAAAAAGCAGACGCTCATCTGACCGGAGCGCTGCAGTTCCGTCGTCAGTTGAGCGACGGAACAGACTTCACGGCGGGCCTCCACCCTTCCCCACGCTGAACCCACGCTCCACGACGCGGACCCTCATCCGGTCTTTCGTTCAAGGAGAACCCTCGTGGGTCAGTTCGTCGATCTTTCCGGTTTCTGGATTCCGCTGGTCACGCCCTTCCAGGGCGACCAAGTTGATCGTCCCGCCCTGCAACAACTCGCTGGCCACCTGGCTGCCACACCGATCACCGGCTTCGTGGCCTGCGGCAGCACCGGCGAGGCCGAGTCGCTCACGCACGACGAGCAGCTCGCGGTGCTCGACACGGTTCTGGCCCACGGCCACGGCAAGCCAGTGATCATGGGCCTGGCGGGCACACGGCTCGCCGACATGCTCGCCATGCTGAAGGAGATCACCCGCCGCCCGGTCGCCGCGGTGCTGGTGTCGGCGCCCTACTACCTGCGGCCGGCGCAAGCGGGCCTGCTGGCGCACTTCCATGCGCTGGCCGATGCGTCGCCGGTGCCCCTCGTGGTGTACGACGTTCCGGCGCGCACAGGCGTGGCGCTGAGCCTGGAGACGCTGCGCACGCTGGCCCGGCACCCCAACATCCGCGCCCTCAAGGACTGCGGCGGCGATGAAGAGAAGACCCGCGCGCTGATTGCCGACGGCCGATTCACCGTGCTGGCCGGCGACGATGCCCGAATCTTCAGCACCGTCTGCTTGGGCGGTGCGGGTGCCATCGCCGCGGCCGGCCACGTGTTGCCGCAGCACTACGCGCGCCTGGTGGCCAGCGCCCGCGAAGGCCGGCTCGATGAAGCGCGCCGCCTGCACCACGCGCTCGCCCCGCTGTCGCAGGCGCTCTTTGCCGAACCCAACCCGAGCGTCTTCAAGGCGGTGCTGGCCCGCCAGGGCCGCATCGGCGATGCGCTGCGCCCGCCGCACAGCCCGGCATCGGTGGAAGCCGTCCAGCGCACCTGGGCCGCCCTCGACGCGGCCGAGCGGGCGCTGGCCGCGTAAGCCCGGATCAGCCGCCGGTGACAGGGGGAAGAACGCCAGCTCGGCACCGTCTTGCAGGGCTGCCGATTCCTCGCACAGCGTCTGGTCGAGTGCGGTGCGCACGGCGCGGGTACGTGCGAGTGCCTGCGCATGGGCACCGCCGCGGGCGATGAGGGCATCGCGCAGCTGCGCGACGGTGCTGCCGGCGGCGGCGTCCACCGTCTCGCCGGCACCGAGGGCCTCGCGCAGCGAGGCGAAGTAGCGCACGCGGACCTTCATGCCACCCACTCCGCGAGCGAGATGAAGCGCACGGTGTCGCCGGCGCGGATGGGGGTTTCGGGTGGGTTGTCGATCAACCCGTCGGCCCACACGGTGGAGGTGAGCACGCCCGAGCCCTGGTTGGTGAAGAGGTCGACACCTCCGCGCTCGTTGCGCCGCGCCCGCAGGAACTCGCGGCGCTTGTCGGCACGTAGCCAGTCGAAGTCGGCGCGCATCGGCACGCCCACCGGCTGCAGCGCGCTCGCACCTTGCAGCTTGAGCAGCAGGGGCCGCACCGCGAGCAGGAAGGTCACGAAGCTCGACACCGGGTTGCCGGGCAGGCCGACAAACCAGGCATTGCCCTGCTCGGTGCGGCGTACGCTGCCGAAGGCCAGCGGCTTGCCGGGCTTGATGGCCATCTGCCAGAGATCGAGCGTGCCTTCGGCCTGCACGGCAGGCTTCAGATGGTCTTCTTCGCCCACCGAGACACCACCACTCGTGACGATGAGGTCATGGCCCTGCGCGGCGCGGCGCAAGGTCTCGCGCGTGGCGGCGAGCTGATCGGGCACGATGCCGAAGTCGGTGCATTCACAGCCCAGCGCCTGAATCAGCGCGCGCAGGGTGAAGCGGTTGGAGTTGTAGATGGCGCCGGGCTTCAGCGGCTCGCCGGGCATGGCAAGTTCGTCGCCGGTGGAAAACAGCGCCACGCGGGGGCGGCGGGCGACGGTGAGCGTGGCGGCACCCGCCGTGGCGGCGAGCCCCAGCGCCTGCGGCGTGAGGCGCAGGCCACGTGGCAGCGCCACGGCATTGCGCGACAGATCTTCGCCACGGCGGCGGACGGCGGTGCCGGGCAGTGGCACGGTGTTGATGCGCACGCTGCTGTCGAGCGCTTCGCACTGCTCCTGCATCACCACCGCATCGGCGCCTTCGGGCAGGAGGGCGCCGGTGAAGATGCGCGCCGCCGTCCCGGCCTGCAGCGGCGTGCCCACGGTACCGGCGGGGATGCGCTGGCTCACAGGCAACACGGTGCCGGCGGCCGGGACGTCGACACTGCGCAACGCATAGCCGTCCATCGCGCTGTTGTCGGCCGAGGGCACGTCGACGAGCGAATGCAGGTCTTGCGCGAGCACACGGCCCTGGCCGTCGAAGGTGGAAACGACCTCGGTCTCGGTCAACGGCGACACCGCGCCGAGCAGCCGCTCCAGGGCTTCGTCAAGCGTCAGCAGCGTCGAAGGGCGAGGTGTATTCATGACGGGCGGCGTTGTGCAGGAGGAAGTCGGCCACCGCCTGCGGGTCGTCCAGGTGGAACACCGGCAACGAGGTTGGCACCGGCAGATTGTGCGGCGCGTCGGTCGCCACCGCGATCACGAAAGGGTCGTCGGGATAGTGCGCGCGCTCGCCGGTCTCGGCCCGCCAAACCTCGATCCTCAGCAGGTCGGCATGCCGGAAGCCCTCGACGATGGCCCAGTCGCACGGGGCGAGTTCGGCCAGCAGCTGGTGCACCGTGACCTCGGTTTCCACCTCGTACTCACGCACCTTGGCCAGGCGGCGGTTGGAGGCCACCACCACCTCGAAGGCCCCTGCTTCGCGGTGGCGGTAGGAGTCCTTGCCGGGGTGGTCGATGTCGAACCGGTGGTGGGCGTGCTTGATCACGGAGACGCGCTGCCCGGCCGCTTTCAGGCAACCGATCAGCTTCTCGATGAGCGTCGTCTTGCCCGAGCCGGAGTAGCCACTGAAGCCGACGGCTTTCATGGGTCAGACGTGGGCGCTGATGTAGCTCTTCACCGCGGCGGCGTCGGCCTTCATCACCTGGAATCGCTTGGGCAGGTTCTCGATGCCTTTGAGCGCGGCCGGCCGATCGGGCTCGCGCCCCAGGGCTTCGACGATGGTCTCGGCAAACTTCGCGGGCAGCGCCGTCTCGAGCACGATCATCGGCACGTTGGGCTCGATGAACTCGCGGGCGACCTTCAGGCCGTCGGCGGTGTGGGTGTCGATCATCAGGCCGCTGTCCTGGAAGGTCTGGCGGATGGTCTGCAGGCGGTCGGCGTGCGTGCTGTGGCCGGAGAGAAAGCCGTAGACCGAGATGCGGTCGAACTCGCCCGGGCTCAGCTGGAAGTGACCTTCTTTCGCGAGCGAGGTCTGGAACAGCTCGCGCACGCGCTCGGCATTGCGGCCCAGCAGGTCGAAGACGAAGCGTTCGAAGTTCGAGGCCTTGGAGATGTCCATCGACGGGCTCGAGGTCTCGTAGGTCTCGGCGCTCGCGCGGGGGCGATAGATGCCGGTGCGGAAGAACTCGTCGAGCACGCGGTTCTCGTTGGTCGCGAGGACCAGACGCTTGATCGGCAGGCCCATCATGCGCGCCACATGGCCGGCGCAGATGTTGCCGAAGTTGCCCGAGGGAACGGCAAAGCTCACACGCTCCTGCTCGCTTTTCGTCGCCTGGAAGTAACCGGCGAAGTAGTAGACGACCTGGGCCAAGAGGCGCGCCCAGTTGATCGAGTTGACGGTACCGATGCGGTGCTTGCGCTTGAACTCGAGGTCGTTGGACGTGGCCTTGACGATGTCCTGGCAGTCGTCGAACACGCCTTCGATCGCGATGTTGTGGATGTTGGCGTCCTGCAGGCTGAACATCTGCGCCTGCTGGAAGGGGCTCATGCGGCCATGCGGCGAAAGCATGAAGACGTTGACGCCAGCCTTGCCGCGCATTGCGTACTCGGCGGCGCTGCCGGTGTCGCCCGAAGTGGCGCCGAGGATGTTGAGCGTCTCGCCGCGGCGGCCCAGTTCGTATTCGAAGAGATTGCCGAGCAGCTGCATGGCCATGTCCTTGAAGGCCAGCGTCGGGCCGTTGGACAGGGCTTCGAGGTACAGGCCGGGCTGCACCTGTTTCAGCGGCGTGATCTCCTTCGTACCGAAGACCTCGGGCGTGTAGGTCTTCTCGACGAGGCGGCGCAGGTCGGCAGCAGGGATGTCGTCGATGTAGAGCGACAGGATCTCGAATGCGAGTTCGGCGTACGAGAGGCCGCGCCACTTCGCCAGCATCGCGCGGGTGACGATCGGGTAGTGCGTGGGCAGGTAGAGGCCGCCGTCGGGCGCCAGGCCTTCGAGGAGGATGTCGGAGAAGCCGCGTGGCGTCTTGTCGCCGCGGGTGGAGATGTACTTCATGTGCGGTGGCTCAGTTGGTCTCTTCCTTGCGGATGCGGACGATCGGTGCCAGCACGGTGGGCAGGGCCTGCATCTGCGCGATGGCCTTGTTCATCTCGCCTTCGGTGGTGTCGTGCGTCAGGATGATCACGTCGGTCTGGGCTTCGCCCTCGGCGGACTCACGCTGCAGCAAGGCGTCGATCGAAATGCCGCGTTCGGCCAGGATGCCGGTGATGCGCGCCAGCACGCCGGCCTGGTCGGCGACCTGCAGGCGCAGGTAGAACGAGGTCACGACCTCCTCCAGGCCAAGGATGGGCGTGCTGCTCAATTCGTTGGGCTGGAAGGCCAGGTGCGGCACCCGATGGTCGGGGTCGGCGGTGTGCAGGCGGGTGATGTCGACGAGGTCGGCGATCACGGCCGAGGCCGTCGGCTCGGAGCCGGCGCCCTTGCCGTAGTACAGAGTCGTGCCGACGGCATCGCCATGCACCACCACCGCGTTCATCGCGCCTTCGACGTTGGCGATCAGGCGCTTGGCCGGAATCAGCGTCGGGTGCACCCGCAGCTCGATGCCCTTCTTGTCGTCACGGCGCTTGGTGATGCCCAGCAGCTTGATGCGGTAGCCCAACTGCTCGGCATAGTTGATGTCAGCCGCCTGCAGCTTGGTGATGCCCTCGACGTGGGCCTTGTCGAACTGCACAGGGATGCCGAAGGCGATGGCGCTCATGATGGTCGCCTTGTGGGCCGCGTCGACACCTTCGATGTCGAAGGTCGGGTCGGCTTCGGCGTAACCCAGGCGCTGCGCCTCTTTCAGCACGACGTCGAAGTCGAGGCCCTTGGCGCGCATCTCCGACAGGATGAAGTTCGTCGTGCCGTTGATGATGCCGGCGATCCACTCGATGCGATTGGCGGTCAGGCCCTCACGCAGCGCCTTGATGATGGGAATACCCCCGGCCACGGCCGCTTCGAACGCGACGATCACGCCCTTGGCGTGCGCGGCGGCGAAGATCTCGGTGCCATGCACCGCGAGCAGCGCCTTGTTGGCCGTGACCACGTGCTTGCCCGCGGCGATGGCTTCCATCACCAGGGTCTTGGCGATGCCGTAGCCGCCGATGAGTTTCGATCACGATGTCGATCTCGGGATTGGCGATCACCTCGCGGGCATCGCCCACCACCTTGGCAGCGTCACCGACTACCGACTTGGCGCGGGCGGTGTCGAGGTCGGCCACCATGGTGATCTGGATGCCGCGGCCCGCGCGGCGGCGGATCTCTTCCTGGTTGCGCTGGAGCACGTTGAACGTGCCGCTGCCGACGGTGCCGATGCCGAGGAGGCCGACTTGGATTGGCTTCATGGTGGTGTGATGCTCAGTGGTGCCGCTTGGCGTAGTGATGGAGGAAGCGCGCGATGCGGCCGATCGCGTCGGTGAGGTCGTCGCTGTTGGGCAGGAAGACGACGCGGAAATGGTCGGGCTGCGTCCAGTTGAAGCCGGTGCCTTGCACGATCAGCACCTTCTCTTCGGCCAGCAGCTCGTAGGCGAACTGCTGGTCGTCCTGGATCGGGTAGATCTTCGGGTCCAGCCGCGGGAACATGTAGAGCGCCGCCTTGGGCTTGACGCAGGTGACCCCCGGAATCTCGGTGAGGAGCTTGTGCGCGAGGTCGCGCTGGCGGCCCAGGCGGCCGGTGGGCAGCACGAGGTCCTTGATGCTCTGGTAGCCGCCGAGGGCCGTCTGGATGGCGAGCTGGCCCGGCGTGTTGGCGCACAGGCGCAGCGAGGCCAGCATGTTCAGGCCTTCGATGTAGTCCTTCGCGTGGCGCTTCTCGCCCGAGACCACCATCCAGCCGGCGCGGTAGCCGCAGGCACGGTAGTTCTTCGACAGGCCGTTGAAGGTGACGAAGAGCACGTCGTCCGCGAGCGAAGCCATGCTGGTGTGCACATTGCCGTCGTACAGCGTCTTGTCGTAGATCTCGTCGACCAGCACGATCAGCTGATGCTGGCGTGCCACTTCGATGATGTCGAGCAGCACGCTCTCGGGGTACAGCGCGCCGGTCGGGTTGTTGGGGTTGATGACGACGATGGCGCGCGTGTTGGCAGTGACCTTGCGCCGGATGTCGGCCACGTCGGGCATCCAGTCGGCCTGTTCGTCGCACATGTAGTGAACCGGCGTGCCGCCCGAGAGGCCGGTGACGGCCGTCCACAGCGGGTAGTCAGGCGCCGGGATCAACACCTCGTCGCCGTTGTTGAGCAGCGCGTTGAGGCTCATCGCGATCAGCTCGGAGGCGCCGTTGCCAAGGTAGACATCATCGACCGTCACGCCCGGGATGCGCTTTTCCTGGGTGTAGTGCACGATGGCCTTGCGCGGCGCGAAGAGGCCCTTGCTGTCGGTGTAACCCGCGGCCACCTGCGACGGCAGGTTGCGGATCATGTCCTGCACGATCTCATCGGGCGGCTCCAGCCCGAACGCGGCCACGTTGCCGATGTTGAGCTTGATGATCTTGTGGCCCTCGTCTTCCATCTGGCGGGCCTTTTCGAGCACCGGCCCGCGGATGTCGTAGGCCACGTTGGCCAATTTGCCGGACTTGACGATGGGCTTCAACACGGTCTCCAAAGCGGCGCAAAGCCTAGAATTATCGTCGATCGCCCCTACTTCCATGGCTGTCGCGCCCTGCTCGCGCGGCGACGAACTTTCCGGATCCGTGATTTGAAGCTGCAACCCGATCGCATCGAAGGCGTGAACGTCATTTCAGGGCTGACCGCCGACGCCGTGTCGGTCAACGGCGTCACCCACACGAGCAGCATCGTGGTGCCCTGGGTCGGCGACATCGGGCCGTGGGGCACGGCGGGGTTCGACGCCCTCGCCGCCGAGGAGTTCGAGCGGCTCGCAGCGTTGGAGCCCGAAGCCGTGATCTTCGGCAGCGGCAAGCGCATCCGCTTCGCACCGCCCCTGTTGCTGCGCAGCCTGATGGCACGGCGCATCGGCATCGAAACCATGGACACCGCCGCCGCCTGCCGCACCTACAACGTGCTCGCCGGGGAGAGCCGCAAGGTGGTGGCCGCGTTGCTCCTCGGGTGAAGCACTCGCCCGTTTTGGGGACGCGCCCGGCAGCGCTTCGGGCATTCGCGAGCCCTTATAATTGCGTGCTACGCCTTACAGGGCGCAACCTCAAGAATTCTTCATGACGCCAGCCCTCAATAAACCCCTCCCGGAATTTGAAGCGCTCGCAACCGGCGGCGTGAAGTTCACGCCGCAGGCATACGCCGGGCAAACGGTCGTGCTGTACTTCTACCCGAAAGACAACACCCCTGGCTGCACCACCGAAGCGATGCAGTTCCGTGATCGCCACAAAGACTTCGTGAAGGCCGGCGCCGTGGTCTTCGGCGTCTCGCGCGACAACATGAGTCTCGCACGACAAGTTCAAGCAGAACCTGGAACTGCCCTACGAGCTGATCGCCGACACCGAAGAAAAGCTCTGCCACATGTTCGGCGTGGTCAAGAACAAGATCATGTACGGCAAGAAGGTCAAGGGCATCGAGCGCAGCACCTTCCTGATCGACGGCGACGGCATCCTGCGTGCCGAGTGGCGCGGCATCAAAGTCGCCGGGCACGTCGACGAAGTGCTCAAGGCGGTGAAGTCGCTCAAGAAGGCGGCCTGACGTCCGTTCACCCCGTGCAAAAGGCCTGCGCTGCAGGCCTTTCGCATTTTGCTGAACCGAACTGGCCGCTCAGTCCGGAGTTCGATGCTGCCCGACGGTGCCCCCACCCATCTGGGATGCCAGGGCCTGCGCCCATCGCGCACTGCCGGAACGCGCCAGATGGCCGTGGTCGTAGTACACGGGCTCGCCATCGAGCACCGACGCGCACGCCCCCTCCCGGCACAGCACCTGCGACGGTGAAAACGACCCCGCGATGTACGGCCGGTTGCGCGCCAGGGCCTCGAAGAAAAAGTCGGTCTGCTCGCGGTATTCGGCGATGCTGAAGTCGAGCCGAGGTGGCTCGCCGCGCAAGAGTGCGGTAGCCGCACGCCTGGGTACGTTTCCGCGCGCCCCCGGCAGCGGCTCCCAGACATAGACCTCCTTGCCGTGCGCATGCAGCTCGCGCACGGTGGCGTCGAACTGGCGCTGAAACAGGGCCAGCGAATCGGCCAAGTTGAGATGCCGATCCGGCGAAGTCGTGAGCCAGCCAGCGGCCTGGTGCCAGGTCGACACCAGGAAGACCTTCTTGACCTGCGGGTCACGCAGGGCCGTGGCCATCATGGCGTCGTTGAGCAACTGGCAGGCGGTGCCGCCGCGCGGGATGTGCACACCCCACACCGGCGGGCACGAGTGCATGAACGCAAATCGGCCGGCCTGCCCGGTGTTCTTCAGCCACAGGTCGATCGCCTCCTGAGCGGCCCAGGCGTGGGAATCGCCCCACACCAGCCACTCCTTGGCACGACCCGGAACGCCCAGATCGCACAGGGCAGGCCGCGCGGCCTCGACCGCATTGCTCGACTCGGGGCATCGGTCGTTCGGGCGATCGTTGGCAAAAGCACCCACGCGAGCCACCTCGGCGGGCAGGCGCTGCGGCATGC
Protein-coding regions in this window:
- the thrC gene encoding threonine synthase, with protein sequence MKYISTRGDKTPRGFSDILLEGLAPDGGLYLPTHYPIVTRAMLAKWRGLSYAELAFEILSLYIDDIPAADLRRLVEKTYTPEVFGTKEITPLKQVQPGLYLEALSNGPTLAFKDMAMQLLGNLFEYELGRRGETLNILGATSGDTGSAAEYAMRGKAGVNVFMLSPHGRMSPFQQAQMFSLQDANIHNIAIEGVFDDCQDIVKATSNDLEFKRKHRIGTVNSINWARLLAQVVYYFAGYFQATKSEQERVSFAVPSGNFGNICAGHVARMMGLPIKRLVLATNENRVLDEFFRTGIYRPRASAETYETSSPSMDISKASNFERFVFDLLGRNAERVRELFQTSLAKEGHFQLSPGEFDRISVYGFLSGHSTHADRLQTIRQTFQDSGLMIDTHTADGLKVAREFIEPNVPMIVLETALPAKFAETIVEALGREPDRPAALKGIENLPKRFQVMKADAAAVKSYISAHV
- a CDS encoding pyridoxal phosphate-dependent aminotransferase; translated protein: MKPIVKSGKLANVAYDIRGPVLEKARQMEDEGHKIIKLNIGNVAAFGLEPPDEIVQDMIRNLPSQVAAGYTDSKGLFAPRKAIVHYTQEKRIPGVTVDDVYLGNGASELIAMSLNALLNNGDEVLIPAPDYPLWTAVTGLSGGTPVHYMCDEQADWMPDVADIRRKVTANTRAIVVINPNNPTGALYPESVLLDIIEVARQHQLIVLVDEIYDKTLYDGNVHTSMASLADDVLFVTFNGLSKNYRACGYRAGWMVVSGEKRHAKDYIEGLNMLASLRLCANTPGQLAIQTALGGYQSIKDLVLPTGRLGRQRDLAHKLLTEIPGVTCVKPKAALYMFPRLDPKIYPIQDDQQFAYELLAEEKVLIVQGTGFNWTQPDHFRVVFLPNSDDLTDAIGRIARFLHHYAKRHH
- a CDS encoding Mth938-like domain-containing protein, with the translated sequence MKLQPDRIEGVNVISGLTADAVSVNGVTHTSSIVVPWVGDIGPWGTAGFDALAAEEFERLAALEPEAVIFGSGKRIRFAPPLLLRSLMARRIGIETMDTAAACRTYNVLAGESRKVVAALLLG